One genomic region from Cryptosporangium aurantiacum encodes:
- a CDS encoding MOSC domain-containing protein, with protein sequence MATIVELAYYPVKSCAPTAAGSVTIAPAGPSHDRAFLVTDPDGDYQTQRALPRLAVIRPAVSDDGTTLTLDAPDVEPCAVPIDVTGPRRPVTLFGEHFTGIDQGAPVAEWLATVLGGQYRLVRVPPEHERVTKGAVDGTASYADSAPLMLLSRASLESLNARLTAVGQPALPMRRFRANLVVDGWDAPFTEDRLRRFRVGDTELAFAKRCLRCAVVTVDQDTGRKQGPEPLRTLATFRRDSGGVAFGVKLSVLRGGKVSVGDELQVDAWGDAR encoded by the coding sequence GTGGCAACCATCGTTGAGCTGGCCTATTACCCGGTGAAATCCTGCGCGCCGACCGCGGCCGGCTCGGTGACGATCGCTCCGGCCGGGCCGTCGCACGACCGTGCGTTCCTGGTGACCGACCCGGACGGCGACTACCAGACCCAGCGTGCCCTCCCGCGGCTCGCCGTCATCCGTCCCGCGGTGAGCGACGACGGCACGACCCTGACGCTGGACGCCCCCGACGTCGAGCCCTGCGCGGTTCCGATCGACGTCACCGGGCCCCGGCGGCCGGTGACGCTGTTCGGCGAGCATTTCACCGGCATCGACCAGGGCGCGCCGGTCGCGGAGTGGCTCGCGACCGTGCTCGGCGGGCAGTACCGGCTGGTGCGGGTGCCCCCGGAACACGAGCGGGTAACCAAGGGCGCCGTCGACGGCACCGCGAGTTACGCCGACAGCGCGCCGCTGATGTTGCTCTCCCGGGCGTCGCTCGAAAGTTTGAACGCGCGCCTGACCGCCGTCGGGCAACCGGCGCTGCCGATGCGGCGGTTCCGGGCGAACCTCGTGGTCGACGGATGGGACGCGCCGTTCACCGAGGACCGGCTTCGGCGGTTCCGGGTCGGTGACACCGAGTTGGCGTTCGCGAAGCGCTGCCTTCGGTGTGCGGTGGTCACTGTGGACCAGGACACCGGCCGGAAGCAGGGCCCGGAGCCGTTGCGCACGCTCGCGACGTTCCGCCGCGACTCCGGCGGGGTGGCGTTCGGCGTCAAACTGTCGGTGCTGCGCGGCGGGAAGGTCTCGGTCGGTGACGAACTGCAGGTCGACGCGTGGGGAGACGCCCGGTAA
- a CDS encoding response regulator transcription factor, whose product MIRLAIVDDDPLVRAGLRMLLAAASDIEIVAEAADGAEAAVAVDAHSPDVVLMDIRMPKVDGLIATERLRSRANRPHVIVLTTFSADDYVLRALRAGASGFLLKDTPPRDLIQAVRTIVAGDAMLSPSITKQLIEHVADPGAGARQQDARTRLARLTAREREVAQAVGRGRSNAEIAADLRMSVPTVKAHVSRLLTKLDATNRVQIALVVHDAGAR is encoded by the coding sequence ATGATCCGGCTGGCCATCGTGGACGACGATCCGCTGGTGCGGGCCGGGCTGCGAATGCTGCTCGCCGCCGCCTCCGACATCGAGATCGTGGCCGAGGCCGCGGACGGCGCAGAGGCCGCCGTTGCGGTGGACGCGCACTCGCCGGACGTCGTCCTGATGGACATCCGGATGCCCAAGGTCGACGGGTTGATCGCGACCGAGCGGCTGCGGTCGCGGGCGAACCGACCCCACGTCATCGTCTTGACCACCTTCTCCGCCGACGACTACGTGCTGCGGGCCCTCCGTGCCGGGGCCAGCGGGTTCCTCCTGAAGGACACGCCGCCGCGCGACCTCATCCAGGCCGTGCGCACGATCGTGGCCGGCGACGCGATGCTCTCGCCGTCGATCACCAAGCAGCTCATCGAGCACGTCGCCGACCCCGGCGCGGGAGCGCGGCAGCAGGACGCCCGCACGCGGTTGGCACGGCTGACCGCTCGCGAGCGCGAGGTGGCGCAGGCCGTGGGCCGGGGACGGTCGAACGCGGAGATCGCGGCTGACCTCCGAATGAGCGTGCCCACCGTGAAAGCGCACGTGTCGCGGCTGCTCACCAAGCTCGACGCGACCAACCGCGTTCAGATCGCCCTGGTCGTGCACGACGCGGGTGCGCGCTGA
- a CDS encoding GNAT family N-acetyltransferase: MRVFLETERLILRHFTDDDLELIVDVNSDPEVTWFITGGKPTPLEEVRDEVLPRWKSFYEQYEGFGYFAAIEKSTGEFLGWLIFRPNDKPVRADGSVREGIELGYRLRRSAWGKGYATEGSRALIRKGFTELGVDRVFAEALAVHGASRRVMEKAGLRYVGACRDDWPDHVPGDEHGDVEYALTKDEWAASAN; the protein is encoded by the coding sequence ATGCGGGTTTTCCTGGAGACCGAACGCCTGATACTGCGGCACTTCACCGACGATGATCTCGAGCTGATCGTCGATGTCAACAGCGATCCTGAGGTGACCTGGTTCATCACCGGGGGCAAGCCGACGCCGCTGGAAGAGGTCCGCGACGAGGTGCTGCCCCGCTGGAAGTCGTTCTACGAACAGTACGAGGGCTTCGGCTACTTCGCGGCGATCGAGAAGTCGACCGGTGAGTTCCTCGGCTGGCTGATCTTCCGGCCCAACGACAAGCCGGTGCGCGCGGACGGCAGTGTCCGCGAGGGCATCGAGCTGGGCTACCGGCTGCGTCGCTCGGCGTGGGGCAAAGGGTACGCCACCGAGGGATCGCGGGCGCTGATCCGCAAGGGCTTCACCGAGCTCGGCGTCGACCGGGTGTTCGCGGAGGCGTTGGCGGTCCATGGCGCGTCCCGCCGCGTAATGGAGAAGGCCGGGCTGCGGTACGTGGGCGCGTGCCGCGACGACTGGCCCGACCACGTTCCCGGCGATGAGCACGGCGACGTCGAGTACGCGCTCACGAAAGACGAGTGGGCCGCTTCCGCGAACTAG
- a CDS encoding sensor histidine kinase, with amino-acid sequence MSRIRARWWDVTCIALTLALGALLLRFGDAMADPAPLLPWQVHAVLGTLCCVGLWWRHRWPLGLAWACVPAGAISGMAAAPITVAVFAVAVHHRARTALTVAVANLATVPVFFLLQANPRFPIWVDFVLRGAFLAAAVGWGSAVRAQRQLVGSLRERAAQLEAEQHLRVDQARLTERTRIAREMHDVLAHRLSLLSLHAGALEIRTDARPEEVSAAAGVIRASTHEALEELRSVIGVLREEPSGVTGAERPQPGLADLPELIETARAAGTKVDFACPIEKVPATLGRTVYRLVQEGLTNVRKHAPHTAARVRVAGTPAEGLRALVTNPLPLTPPSTGVPGAGMGLVGLRERFALAGGRLEYGPDEDGCFTLEGWLPWPKTDP; translated from the coding sequence ATGTCCCGCATCCGCGCCCGGTGGTGGGACGTCACGTGTATCGCGCTGACGCTGGCTCTCGGGGCGTTGTTGCTGCGGTTCGGGGACGCGATGGCCGATCCCGCGCCGCTGCTGCCCTGGCAGGTCCACGCCGTTCTGGGCACGCTCTGCTGCGTCGGGCTGTGGTGGCGTCACCGTTGGCCGCTGGGACTGGCCTGGGCGTGCGTCCCGGCCGGGGCGATCTCCGGCATGGCGGCCGCGCCGATCACCGTCGCCGTCTTCGCCGTGGCTGTGCACCACCGTGCCCGGACGGCGCTGACCGTGGCAGTAGCCAACCTCGCGACGGTCCCGGTGTTCTTCCTGCTGCAGGCGAATCCGAGGTTCCCGATCTGGGTCGACTTCGTGCTGCGCGGTGCGTTTCTCGCGGCCGCTGTCGGCTGGGGGTCTGCTGTGCGCGCGCAGCGTCAACTGGTCGGCTCCCTGCGAGAACGTGCGGCTCAACTCGAGGCTGAGCAGCACCTCCGCGTCGACCAGGCCCGGCTGACCGAGCGGACCCGCATCGCACGCGAGATGCACGACGTCCTGGCGCACCGATTGTCGCTGCTCAGCCTGCACGCCGGGGCACTGGAGATTCGGACCGACGCGCGCCCGGAGGAGGTGTCGGCTGCGGCGGGCGTGATCCGTGCGAGCACGCACGAGGCCCTGGAGGAGCTCCGCTCGGTCATCGGTGTGCTCCGCGAGGAACCGTCCGGCGTGACCGGCGCCGAGCGACCGCAGCCCGGCCTGGCCGACCTCCCGGAGCTGATCGAGACCGCTCGTGCCGCCGGCACGAAGGTGGACTTCGCGTGTCCGATCGAGAAGGTCCCGGCCACCCTGGGCCGCACGGTGTACCGGCTGGTCCAGGAGGGGTTGACGAACGTCCGCAAGCACGCGCCGCACACCGCGGCACGGGTGCGGGTCGCCGGAACGCCGGCGGAGGGCCTTCGGGCCCTGGTCACGAACCCGCTGCCGCTGACACCACCGTCCACCGGTGTCCCCGGCGCCGGCATGGGCCTCGTCGGCCTCCGCGAACGCTTCGCGCTCGCGGGCGGCCGCTTGGAGTACGGTCCCGACGAGGACGGCTGCTTCACGCTGGAGGGATGGTTGCCCTGGCCGAAGACCGACCCATGA